The following proteins are co-located in the Bordetella bronchialis genome:
- a CDS encoding ABC transporter permease translates to MSMVLSSHAGGERWQVLRLLVARKTVLLSLIVLVVLVGAALLAPLISPYDPFKLSIVNRLKPPSAAHWFGTDDFGRDVFSRVVYGGRLSLTVGFSVVVLSSILGIALGLIAGFFRRADKFVSRLIDAMMAFPDILLAISLVAALGPSVLNVVIALGIVYTPRLARIVRASTLVIRELPFVEAARALGVPTRRIVAVHVLRNLVSPILVQGTFIFAYAILAEAGLSFLGVGVSPDIPTWGTMINAGQQYMGSADWIMIFPGIAIVLSVLSLQLVGDGLRDVLDPRLRKEL, encoded by the coding sequence ATGTCCATGGTTCTTTCCTCGCATGCCGGCGGCGAACGCTGGCAGGTCCTGCGCCTGCTGGTCGCGCGCAAGACCGTGCTGCTGAGCCTGATCGTGCTGGTCGTGCTGGTCGGCGCCGCCTTGCTGGCGCCGCTGATCAGTCCCTACGATCCTTTCAAGCTGTCCATCGTGAACCGCCTGAAGCCGCCCAGCGCGGCGCACTGGTTCGGCACCGACGACTTCGGCCGCGATGTGTTCAGCCGCGTGGTCTACGGCGGCCGCCTGTCGCTCACGGTGGGCTTTTCCGTGGTGGTGCTATCCAGCATCCTGGGCATCGCGCTGGGGCTGATCGCCGGCTTTTTCCGCCGCGCCGACAAATTCGTCTCGCGGCTGATCGACGCCATGATGGCCTTTCCCGACATCCTGCTGGCGATCTCGCTGGTGGCGGCACTGGGACCGTCGGTGCTGAACGTGGTCATCGCCCTGGGCATCGTCTACACGCCGCGCCTGGCGCGCATCGTGCGGGCATCCACCCTGGTAATACGAGAACTGCCCTTCGTCGAGGCGGCCCGCGCGCTGGGCGTGCCGACGCGCCGCATCGTGGCCGTGCACGTGCTGCGCAACCTGGTGTCGCCCATCCTGGTACAGGGCACGTTCATCTTCGCCTACGCCATCCTGGCGGAGGCAGGCCTGTCCTTCCTGGGCGTGGGCGTATCGCCCGACATCCCCACCTGGGGCACGATGATCAACGCCGGCCAGCAATACATGGGCTCGGCCGACTGGATCATGATTTTTCCGGGCATCGCCATCGTGCTGTCGGTGCTGTCCCTGCAATTGGTTGGCGACGGGCTGCGCGACGTGCTGGACCCGCGCCTGCGCAAGGAGTTGTGA
- a CDS encoding ABC transporter ATP-binding protein encodes MAASTRDVVLSVEGLKTWFHSRDGIAKSVDGVTFDLARGETLAIVGESGSGKSVTSLSIMGLLPKPAGRIEAGHIRFRDRGGAEHDLATASAARMRDIRGKEIAMIFQEPMTSLNPLYTVGDQIAEAVLQHEGGSRAAALNRAREMLERVEIPAAARRVNEYPHQMSGGMRQRVMIALALACNPSVLIADEPTTALDVTVQAQILDLLRRLQAELSMSILFITHNLGVVAEIAHRVAVMYAGRVVEDADVYDLFERPSHPYTRGLLSCIPTDALLASGERLRAIPGNVPSVLALPGGCTFAPRCELASEACTRGVPELAAVRGGHRARCIKVNPA; translated from the coding sequence ATGGCGGCAAGCACACGCGACGTCGTCCTTTCCGTGGAAGGACTCAAGACGTGGTTTCACAGCCGCGACGGCATCGCCAAGTCCGTGGACGGCGTCACCTTCGATCTGGCGCGCGGCGAGACGCTGGCCATCGTGGGGGAATCCGGTTCCGGCAAATCGGTGACCAGCCTGTCCATCATGGGCCTGCTGCCCAAGCCGGCCGGACGCATCGAGGCGGGCCACATCCGGTTCCGCGACCGCGGCGGCGCCGAGCACGACCTGGCGACGGCATCGGCGGCGCGCATGCGCGATATCCGCGGCAAGGAAATCGCCATGATCTTCCAGGAGCCCATGACCAGCCTGAACCCGCTGTACACCGTGGGCGACCAGATCGCCGAGGCGGTACTGCAGCATGAAGGCGGATCACGGGCGGCGGCGCTGAACCGCGCGCGCGAAATGCTGGAGCGCGTCGAAATCCCGGCCGCGGCGCGGCGCGTCAACGAATACCCGCACCAGATGTCCGGCGGCATGCGCCAGCGCGTGATGATCGCGCTGGCCCTGGCCTGCAATCCATCGGTGCTGATCGCCGACGAGCCGACGACGGCGCTGGACGTGACGGTGCAGGCGCAGATCCTGGACCTGTTGCGGCGCCTGCAGGCCGAACTGTCCATGAGCATCCTGTTCATCACGCACAACCTGGGCGTGGTGGCCGAGATCGCCCACCGCGTGGCGGTCATGTACGCCGGCCGTGTGGTAGAGGACGCCGACGTCTACGACCTGTTCGAACGGCCCAGCCATCCCTATACCCGCGGCCTGCTTTCCTGCATCCCCACCGATGCGCTGCTGGCCAGCGGCGAGCGGCTGCGCGCCATCCCGGGCAACGTGCCCAGCGTGCTCGCCCTGCCCGGCGGCTGTACCTTCGCCCCGCGCTGCGAGCTGGCCTCCGAAGCCTGCACGCGGGGGGTGCCGGAGCTGGCTGCCGTGCGCGGCGGACACCGCGCACGCTGCATCAAAGTGAATCCCGCATGA
- a CDS encoding ABC transporter ATP-binding protein, with translation MTDATTPAPETGAAGPRPASPLLRVEDLRVHFPTSSRRGAPVVKAVDGVSFDVGRNAIVGLVGESGSGKTTTGRALLRLLPATSGRVLFDGTDLSGLDESAMLPWRRRMQIVFQDPYASLNPRMTVAQILGEALDTHKLARDRRHERIAELLMRVGLNADHARRYPHEFSGGQRQRIGIARALAVEPDFIVADEPVSALDVSVQAQVLNLLQDLQRDLGLAMLFVAHDLAVVNYLCDEVVVLYLGRVMESGPTRRVYAAPRHPYTRALLSAAPVPDPRAPRNRILLKGDIPSPMDPPSGCVFRTRCPHAIDACAQAVPQAQPVGGGQTVACLRADELA, from the coding sequence ATGACCGACGCCACGACCCCTGCCCCCGAAACGGGCGCCGCCGGCCCCCGCCCCGCCAGTCCGCTGCTGCGCGTCGAAGACCTGCGCGTGCACTTTCCCACGTCCTCGCGGCGCGGCGCGCCCGTGGTCAAGGCCGTCGACGGCGTCAGCTTCGACGTGGGCCGCAACGCCATCGTCGGGCTGGTCGGCGAATCCGGCTCCGGCAAGACCACGACCGGCCGCGCCCTGTTGCGCCTGCTGCCCGCCACCAGCGGCCGCGTGCTGTTCGACGGCACGGACCTGAGCGGCTTGGACGAAAGCGCGATGCTGCCCTGGCGGCGGCGCATGCAGATCGTGTTCCAGGACCCCTATGCCAGCCTCAACCCCCGCATGACGGTGGCCCAGATCCTGGGCGAGGCCCTGGACACGCACAAGCTGGCGCGCGACCGCCGGCACGAACGCATCGCCGAGCTGCTGATGCGCGTGGGACTGAACGCGGACCACGCCCGGCGCTATCCGCACGAGTTTTCCGGCGGACAGCGCCAGCGCATCGGTATCGCCCGCGCCCTGGCGGTGGAGCCCGACTTCATCGTGGCCGACGAACCCGTGTCGGCGCTGGACGTATCGGTGCAGGCGCAGGTATTGAACCTGCTGCAGGACCTGCAGCGCGACCTGGGCCTGGCCATGCTGTTCGTGGCCCACGACCTGGCGGTGGTCAACTACCTGTGCGACGAGGTCGTCGTGCTGTACCTGGGCCGCGTGATGGAAAGCGGGCCGACGCGGCGCGTATACGCGGCGCCGCGCCATCCGTATACTCGCGCCCTGCTGTCGGCCGCGCCGGTGCCGGACCCGCGCGCGCCGCGCAACCGCATCCTGCTGAAGGGCGACATCCCCAGTCCCATGGACCCGCCTTCCGGCTGCGTGTTCCGCACCCGTTGCCCGCACGCCATCGATGCCTGCGCGCAGGCCGTTCCGCAAGCGCAGCCTGTCGGCGGCGGCCAGACGGTGGCCTGCCTGCGGGCCGACGAACTGGCCTGA
- a CDS encoding MurR/RpiR family transcriptional regulator, which produces MTQIRDIVYQIRSCRDTLSATERKVADAILDDIAMAAGATVDQLAGKAGVSIATISRFARSVGCDDTRDLKMKLAQASAVGTRFLDRSVPAEESTFYARIYADIESTLRAHLPLYTETLFEDAMEIVRNARMTYVFGMGGASAVLAQEMQSRLVRLGYPVAAYSDAVLLRMVAATLDERDAVIMLSASGLTPEMLSGARIVKQYRARIVALTDATAPLAGLADVVIPVRTDETDFIYKPSSSRYAMMLAIDLLATELAMARQDETRDRLRRIKLALDEYRGGPNRLPLGD; this is translated from the coding sequence ATGACCCAGATCCGCGACATCGTCTACCAGATCCGCAGTTGCCGCGACACACTCAGCGCGACCGAACGCAAGGTGGCGGACGCCATCCTGGACGATATCGCCATGGCGGCCGGCGCCACCGTCGACCAGCTGGCGGGCAAGGCCGGCGTCAGCATCGCCACCATCTCGCGCTTCGCGCGGTCGGTCGGCTGCGACGACACCCGCGACCTGAAAATGAAGCTGGCCCAGGCCAGCGCCGTGGGCACGCGCTTCCTGGACCGCAGCGTACCGGCGGAGGAAAGCACCTTCTACGCGCGCATCTACGCCGACATCGAAAGCACCTTGCGCGCGCACCTGCCGCTGTATACGGAAACCCTGTTCGAGGACGCGATGGAGATCGTGCGCAATGCGCGCATGACCTATGTCTTCGGCATGGGCGGGGCCTCCGCGGTGCTGGCGCAGGAAATGCAATCGCGCCTGGTGCGCCTGGGCTATCCCGTGGCCGCCTACAGCGACGCCGTGCTGCTGCGCATGGTGGCCGCCACGCTGGACGAGCGCGACGCCGTGATCATGCTGTCGGCCTCCGGCCTGACGCCCGAAATGCTGTCGGGCGCCCGCATCGTCAAGCAGTACCGCGCCCGCATCGTCGCCCTGACCGACGCCACCGCGCCCTTGGCCGGACTGGCGGACGTGGTCATCCCCGTACGGACCGACGAAACCGACTTCATCTACAAGCCCTCGTCATCGCGGTACGCGATGATGCTGGCCATCGACCTGCTGGCCACCGAGCTGGCCATGGCGCGGCAGGACGAAACCCGCGACCGGCTGCGCCGCATCAAGCTGGCCCTGGACGAATACCGCGGCGGGCCGAATCGCCTGCCGCTTGGAGATTGA
- a CDS encoding N-acyl-D-amino-acid deacylase family protein, which yields MYDTLIGPVRVLDGSGAAEFQANVALREGRIAAIGVADGAAARARIDGRGPDGRPRVLAPGFIDVHTHDDTNVIRTPEMLPKLSQGVTTVVVGNCGISASPVRLRGEVPDPMNLLGQEGDFQYPAFADYTAAVDRARPSVNVAALIGHTALRNNHMDRLDRVATPAEIDAMRAQLRDALAHGAIGLSTGLAYASAYNASTEEVQALAEVLDEFGALYTTHLRSEFAEILDAMQEAYDVARHARVPVVISHLKCAGAGNWGRTTEVLASLERAGRMQHVGCDCYPYSASSSTLDLKQVTDDFDIDITWSTPHPEQAGRKLADIARDWDMPLMDAARRLQPAGAVYHGMREDDVRRVLAHRLTMIGSDGLPNDPHPHPRLWGAFPRVLGHYSRDVGLFPLAEAVHKMTGLSAARFGLRDRGLIREGNWADLVLFDPDTVIDRATFDAPLQTSAGIDGVWVNGALSYWQGAATGDRAGRWLPRQGDLRGGFHLLNP from the coding sequence ATGTACGACACCCTGATCGGCCCCGTCCGCGTGCTGGACGGCAGCGGGGCGGCCGAATTCCAGGCCAATGTGGCGCTGCGCGAAGGCCGCATCGCGGCCATCGGCGTGGCCGACGGCGCCGCGGCGCGCGCGCGCATCGACGGCCGCGGCCCCGACGGACGGCCGCGCGTGCTGGCGCCCGGCTTCATCGACGTGCACACGCACGACGACACCAACGTCATCCGCACGCCGGAGATGCTGCCCAAGCTGTCGCAGGGCGTCACCACGGTGGTGGTGGGCAATTGCGGCATCAGCGCCTCGCCGGTGCGGCTGCGCGGCGAGGTGCCGGACCCGATGAACCTGCTGGGGCAGGAAGGCGATTTCCAGTATCCCGCCTTCGCCGACTACACGGCCGCCGTCGACCGCGCCCGTCCCTCCGTCAACGTGGCCGCGCTGATCGGCCACACCGCCCTGCGCAACAACCACATGGACCGCCTGGACCGCGTCGCGACCCCGGCGGAGATCGACGCCATGCGGGCGCAGCTGCGCGACGCGCTGGCCCACGGCGCCATCGGCCTGAGCACGGGCCTGGCCTATGCATCGGCCTACAACGCCAGCACCGAAGAGGTCCAGGCCCTGGCCGAGGTCCTGGACGAGTTCGGCGCCCTCTACACCACCCACCTGCGCTCGGAATTCGCCGAAATCCTGGACGCCATGCAAGAGGCCTACGACGTGGCGCGGCACGCCCGCGTGCCCGTCGTGATCTCGCACCTGAAGTGCGCCGGCGCGGGCAATTGGGGGCGCACGACGGAAGTCCTGGCCAGCCTGGAGCGCGCCGGCCGCATGCAGCATGTGGGCTGCGATTGCTATCCCTATTCCGCCAGCTCGTCCACGCTGGACCTGAAGCAGGTGACCGACGATTTCGATATCGACATCACATGGTCCACCCCGCATCCCGAGCAGGCCGGCCGCAAACTGGCGGACATCGCGCGCGACTGGGACATGCCGCTGATGGACGCGGCACGCCGCCTGCAGCCCGCCGGCGCCGTGTACCACGGCATGCGCGAAGACGACGTGCGGCGCGTGCTGGCCCACCGGCTCACCATGATCGGATCCGACGGCCTGCCCAACGACCCGCATCCCCATCCCCGGCTGTGGGGCGCATTCCCGCGCGTGCTGGGCCATTACAGCCGCGACGTGGGTCTGTTCCCGCTGGCCGAGGCCGTGCACAAGATGACGGGCCTGTCGGCCGCCCGCTTCGGCCTGCGCGACCGCGGCCTGATACGCGAGGGCAATTGGGCCGACCTGGTGCTGTTCGATCCCGACACCGTCATCGACCGCGCCACCTTCGACGCGCCGCTGCAGACCTCCGCCGGCATCGACGGCGTATGGGTCAATGGCGCCCTATCCTATTGGCAAGGCGCGGCCACGGGCGACCGCGCCGGCCGCTGGCTGCCGCGCCAGGGCGACCTGCGCGGCGGCTTCCATCTCTTGAATCCCTGA
- a CDS encoding RidA family protein, whose amino-acid sequence MSDTPKPDANGITRYGAGGSTGGGGSHMPFARAVAADGWLYVSGQVPMEEGEVVEGGIVTQSHKAIQQVLAILAEAGYGPEHVVRCGVWLADARDFASFNKVFKSYFGENPPARACVESRLVVDAKVEVDCVAYKKP is encoded by the coding sequence ATGAGCGATACCCCGAAACCCGACGCGAACGGCATCACGCGCTACGGCGCGGGCGGCAGCACCGGCGGCGGCGGCAGCCACATGCCCTTCGCGCGCGCGGTCGCCGCGGACGGCTGGCTGTACGTCTCCGGGCAGGTGCCCATGGAGGAAGGCGAGGTCGTCGAGGGCGGCATCGTGACGCAGTCGCACAAGGCCATCCAGCAGGTGCTGGCCATCCTGGCCGAAGCCGGCTACGGGCCCGAGCACGTGGTGCGCTGCGGCGTCTGGCTGGCCGACGCGCGGGATTTCGCGTCCTTCAACAAGGTGTTCAAGTCCTACTTCGGCGAGAACCCGCCCGCGCGTGCCTGCGTGGAGTCCCGCCTGGTGGTGGACGCCAAGGTCGAAGTGGACTGCGTGGCGTACAAGAAGCCCTGA
- a CDS encoding LysR substrate-binding domain-containing protein, which produces MELRHLRYFSVLAEELHFGRAAARLAISQPPLSVAIRQLEDSIGARLFERNSKAVRLTPAGEAMRLSARKILAQAEEAALEARDAAAGLVGNLRIGFVGAMLYRGLPQALRNFQARYPGVRIKLTEMNSGEQITELMHDRLDLGFVHTSRMPDELESRLLVSEPFVCCLPARHPLARKAGVRAGDLRDQPFVLFGQGVSPDYHDRILSICAQAGFRPQVRHEARHWLAVVSLVSQGLGVALVPQALRHSALRGAVFRPLADARARSDAYGVSRRDARNPLIGRLLDEFGDTPARA; this is translated from the coding sequence ATGGAACTGCGCCATCTGCGTTATTTCTCGGTATTGGCCGAAGAGCTGCATTTCGGCCGCGCGGCGGCGCGGCTGGCGATTTCCCAGCCGCCGCTGTCGGTGGCGATACGCCAGCTGGAGGACAGCATCGGCGCGCGCCTGTTCGAGCGCAACAGCAAGGCGGTGCGGCTGACGCCGGCCGGCGAGGCCATGCGCCTGTCGGCGCGCAAGATCCTGGCGCAGGCGGAGGAAGCCGCGCTGGAGGCCCGCGACGCGGCCGCCGGGCTGGTCGGCAACCTGCGCATCGGTTTCGTCGGGGCGATGCTGTATCGCGGGCTGCCGCAGGCGCTGCGCAATTTCCAGGCGCGCTATCCCGGCGTGCGCATCAAGCTGACGGAAATGAACTCGGGCGAACAGATCACCGAGCTCATGCACGACCGCCTGGACCTGGGCTTCGTGCACACCAGCCGCATGCCCGACGAACTGGAGAGCCGCCTGCTGGTGTCGGAACCCTTCGTATGCTGCCTGCCGGCGCGGCACCCGCTGGCGCGCAAGGCCGGCGTGCGGGCCGGCGATCTGCGCGACCAGCCCTTCGTGCTGTTCGGGCAGGGCGTATCGCCCGACTATCACGATCGCATCCTGTCGATCTGCGCGCAGGCCGGATTCCGTCCGCAGGTACGGCACGAGGCTCGCCACTGGCTGGCGGTGGTATCGCTGGTGTCCCAGGGCCTGGGGGTGGCGCTGGTGCCGCAGGCGCTGCGGCATTCGGCCCTGCGCGGCGCGGTGTTCCGGCCGCTGGCGGATGCGCGCGCCCGCTCCGACGCCTACGGCGTCAGCCGGCGGGATGCGCGCAATCCCTTGATCGGGCGGCTGCTGGACGAGTTCGGCGACACGCCGGCGCGTGCCTGA
- a CDS encoding acyl-CoA dehydrogenase family protein — protein MQAAVPHPVPDRRGENFYACDAELQRLLPLYLPADLLRHMTPHFDRLGELAGGRLDELAGIADHHPPTLQVRSRSGLDEQRVLKHPAYVEMERLALSEFGLGAMSHRNETLGWQGPMPPIVKYVLTFLFVQSEFGLCCPVSMTDSLTRTLRKFGDPGLVERYLPRLTSLDFDELAQGAMFMTEQGAGSDIAATATEARRDENGAWRLYGDKWFCSNPDADLAMVLARPAGAPEGLKGVSLFLLPRHLEDGSANAYRIIRLKDKLGTRSMASGEIRLEGALAYLVGEPGRGFVQMADMVNNSRLSNGVRAAGLMRRAVAEAEFVARERRAFGRPLQDMPLMRRQLDKLRVPAEQARTMVFQTAQALARSDAGEPGAYALLRILTPLIKFRACRDARKVTGDAMEVRGGCGYIEEWSDPRLLRDAHLGSIWEGTSNIVALDVIRAVRRENSLPVLRDHNRVLLEQAELAPAYAQALSQALDGACALAEAAAREGGDVLARQAASALYHCTTAIAMSWEAWRTGSADRLRWAQLALRHRLLPRDPLSPEALPGAWG, from the coding sequence ATGCAGGCAGCCGTTCCCCATCCCGTACCGGACCGCCGTGGCGAAAACTTCTACGCCTGCGACGCGGAGCTGCAGCGCCTGCTGCCCCTGTACCTGCCGGCCGACCTGCTGCGCCACATGACGCCGCATTTCGACCGCCTGGGCGAACTGGCGGGCGGCAGGCTGGACGAACTGGCCGGCATCGCCGACCATCATCCGCCCACGCTGCAGGTGCGCAGCCGCAGCGGCCTGGACGAACAGCGGGTGCTCAAGCACCCCGCCTATGTGGAAATGGAACGGCTGGCGCTCAGCGAGTTCGGGCTGGGCGCGATGTCGCATCGCAACGAGACGCTGGGCTGGCAAGGTCCCATGCCGCCCATCGTCAAGTACGTCCTGACGTTTCTTTTCGTGCAGTCCGAGTTCGGCCTGTGCTGCCCGGTTTCCATGACCGATTCGCTGACGCGCACGCTGCGCAAGTTCGGCGACCCGGGCCTGGTGGAGCGCTACCTGCCGCGCCTGACGTCGCTGGACTTCGATGAACTGGCGCAGGGCGCGATGTTCATGACGGAGCAAGGCGCCGGCTCGGACATCGCCGCCACCGCCACGGAGGCGCGCCGCGACGAGAACGGCGCATGGCGCCTGTATGGCGATAAATGGTTCTGCTCCAACCCCGATGCCGACCTGGCCATGGTGCTGGCCCGGCCCGCGGGCGCGCCGGAAGGACTGAAGGGCGTGTCGCTATTCCTGCTGCCCCGCCACCTGGAAGACGGCAGCGCCAACGCGTACCGCATCATCCGCCTGAAGGACAAGCTCGGCACGCGGTCCATGGCCAGCGGCGAAATCCGCCTGGAAGGGGCGCTGGCCTATCTGGTGGGCGAGCCGGGGCGCGGCTTCGTGCAAATGGCGGACATGGTGAACAACTCGCGCCTGTCCAACGGCGTGCGCGCGGCCGGCTTGATGCGGCGAGCCGTCGCCGAGGCCGAATTCGTCGCGCGGGAACGGCGCGCCTTCGGCCGCCCGCTGCAGGACATGCCGCTGATGCGCCGCCAGCTGGACAAGCTGCGCGTGCCGGCCGAACAGGCCCGCACCATGGTGTTCCAGACCGCGCAGGCCCTGGCGCGCTCGGATGCGGGAGAGCCCGGCGCCTACGCGCTGCTGCGCATCCTGACGCCCCTGATCAAGTTCCGCGCCTGCCGCGACGCGCGCAAGGTGACCGGCGACGCGATGGAAGTCCGCGGCGGCTGCGGCTATATCGAGGAATGGAGCGATCCGCGCCTGCTGCGTGACGCGCACCTGGGCTCGATCTGGGAAGGCACCAGCAATATCGTCGCGCTGGACGTGATACGCGCGGTCAGGCGTGAGAACTCCCTGCCGGTGCTACGCGACCATAATCGCGTCCTGCTGGAGCAGGCAGAGCTGGCGCCCGCCTATGCGCAGGCGCTGTCCCAGGCGCTGGATGGCGCCTGCGCGCTGGCCGAAGCGGCCGCGCGCGAAGGCGGCGACGTCCTGGCACGGCAGGCGGCGTCGGCGCTGTACCACTGCACCACCGCCATCGCCATGAGCTGGGAAGCCTGGCGCACGGGATCGGCGGACCGCCTGCGCTGGGCGCAGCTGGCGCTGCGGCATCGGCTGCTGCCGCGCGATCCGCTCAGCCCCGAGGCCCTGCCCGGCGCGTGGGGTTGA
- a CDS encoding Bug family tripartite tricarboxylate transporter substrate binding protein, with translation MYKRTFLTLLSAACATLAGLAAGTAAAETFPSKPLTLVIPYPPGGPTDAMGRTLATEISQYLPQPMIVENRAGANGNIGAEFVARAQPDGYTLMFGTSGPLAINSSLYSQINYDPVKSYAPVIHVGYLPNILVVNPSIPAKTVPELVAYSKSHPGKLAFASSGTGASSHLAGVMFNALAGTDFLHIPYKGTGPALNDLLGDHVAMSFTDVLTAKPFVESGKLRALGVTTATRSRALPQVPTVAEQGYPGYDVSVFFGIVAPAGTPPDRIAVLNKAFVQALNSDKVKALFAAQGLESAPDSTPQALGAFIAREKAKWAKVIQSSGIPLN, from the coding sequence ATGTACAAGCGCACCTTCCTCACGCTGCTGTCCGCGGCCTGCGCCACGCTGGCGGGCCTGGCCGCCGGCACTGCCGCGGCCGAAACCTTCCCGTCCAAGCCCTTGACGCTGGTGATACCTTATCCGCCCGGCGGCCCCACCGACGCCATGGGCCGGACACTGGCCACGGAGATCTCGCAGTACCTGCCGCAACCCATGATCGTGGAGAACCGCGCCGGCGCCAACGGCAACATCGGCGCCGAATTCGTGGCGCGCGCGCAGCCGGACGGCTATACGCTGATGTTCGGCACCTCCGGCCCGCTGGCGATCAATTCCAGCCTGTACAGCCAGATCAACTACGACCCGGTCAAGAGCTATGCGCCGGTCATCCACGTCGGCTACCTGCCCAACATCCTGGTGGTGAATCCCAGCATCCCGGCCAAGACGGTGCCGGAACTGGTCGCCTATTCCAAGAGCCATCCGGGCAAGCTGGCCTTCGCCTCGTCCGGTACGGGCGCATCCTCGCATCTGGCCGGCGTGATGTTCAACGCCCTGGCGGGCACGGACTTCCTGCACATCCCGTACAAGGGCACCGGCCCGGCCCTGAACGATCTGCTGGGCGATCACGTGGCCATGAGCTTCACCGACGTGCTGACGGCCAAGCCTTTCGTGGAGTCCGGCAAGCTGCGCGCGCTGGGCGTCACCACGGCCACGCGTTCGCGCGCCCTGCCCCAGGTGCCGACCGTGGCCGAGCAGGGCTACCCCGGCTACGACGTCAGCGTGTTCTTCGGCATCGTGGCGCCCGCGGGCACGCCGCCCGACCGCATCGCCGTGCTGAACAAGGCCTTCGTCCAGGCGCTGAATTCCGACAAGGTCAAGGCGCTGTTCGCTGCGCAAGGCCTGGAATCCGCGCCGGACAGCACGCCGCAGGCCCTGGGCGCCTTCATCGCGCGGGAAAAAGCCAAGTGGGCCAAGGTGATCCAGTCTTCCGGCATACCGCTCAACTGA
- a CDS encoding CaiB/BaiF CoA transferase family protein, whose translation MISHTAGALAGIRVLDISRILGGPYCGQILGDHGADVLKIEPPQGDDTRSWGPPFKDGVASYYMGLNRNKRVQHLDLSSAEGRDRLLQLLEHADVLVENFKIGTMERWGIGYDALSRRFPRLVWCRVSGFGADGPLGGLAGYDAAVQAMSGIMSVNGEAGGEPLRVGLPVVDMVTGLNAVIGVLLALQERHRSGKGQFVETTLYDSGLSLLHPHAANWFMDGRPPRRTGNAHPNIYPYDTFRTGTDPLFLAIGNDRQFATLCQVLGRPELAADERFATPGGRSTHRAALKALLEDALSGFEAASLVDRLMAANVPAAPVLDMDAALSHPHTAHRGMVVDIGKDYRGLGAPVKLSRTPATYRHAPLTPGTDFESD comes from the coding sequence ATGATTTCCCACACCGCCGGCGCCCTGGCCGGCATCCGCGTCCTGGACATTTCCCGCATCCTGGGCGGCCCGTACTGCGGCCAGATACTGGGCGACCACGGGGCCGATGTGCTGAAGATCGAGCCGCCGCAAGGCGACGACACCCGCAGCTGGGGGCCGCCCTTCAAGGACGGCGTGGCCTCTTACTACATGGGCTTGAACCGCAACAAGCGCGTGCAGCACCTGGACCTGTCCAGCGCCGAAGGCCGCGACCGCCTGCTGCAGCTGCTGGAGCACGCCGACGTGCTGGTCGAGAACTTCAAGATCGGCACCATGGAGCGCTGGGGGATAGGCTACGACGCCCTGTCGCGGCGCTTTCCGCGCCTGGTCTGGTGCCGGGTTTCCGGCTTCGGCGCCGATGGCCCGCTGGGCGGGCTGGCCGGCTACGACGCCGCCGTGCAGGCCATGAGCGGCATCATGAGCGTCAACGGCGAGGCGGGCGGCGAACCGCTGCGCGTGGGCTTGCCCGTTGTCGATATGGTGACCGGACTGAATGCGGTGATCGGCGTGCTGCTGGCCCTGCAGGAACGCCATCGCAGCGGCAAGGGCCAGTTCGTCGAAACCACGCTGTACGACAGCGGACTGTCGTTGCTGCATCCCCATGCGGCCAACTGGTTCATGGACGGACGCCCGCCGCGCCGCACCGGCAACGCGCATCCCAACATCTACCCCTACGACACTTTTCGCACCGGCACCGACCCGCTGTTCCTGGCCATCGGCAACGACCGGCAATTCGCCACGCTATGCCAGGTCCTGGGCCGCCCCGAGCTGGCGGCCGACGAGCGCTTCGCCACGCCGGGTGGCCGCTCGACGCATCGCGCCGCGCTCAAGGCATTGCTGGAAGACGCCTTGTCCGGATTCGAGGCCGCCAGCCTGGTGGACCGCCTGATGGCGGCGAACGTGCCGGCCGCGCCGGTGCTGGACATGGATGCCGCGCTGTCGCATCCCCACACCGCGCACCGCGGCATGGTGGTGGACATCGGCAAGGACTATCGGGGCCTGGGAGCGCCGGTCAAGCTGAGCCGCACGCCGGCCACCTATCGCCATGCGCCCCTGACACCGGGCACGGATTTCGAAAGCGACTGA